Proteins from one Candidatus Saccharimonadales bacterium genomic window:
- a CDS encoding glycosyltransferase family 4 protein has protein sequence MYIVYLAYMPLQIVGGNRVIFEQVRELSKRKHRVEIWSEHCSGRSVFEPNVSIKKYNQAELDIPDVVIACDPGFIKPIKEFRKTGTSYLLLQHDFEWIIEQSRIPNGIEIFDELKNDVLTAGINILTVSKWLTSKIAEQFELKPTLISNSVDTSLFKPSSPLINNLDGSILAIYDPQEWKNFTYTTDIIARLKFNHPRLKFMTISATLPSVEDVNLSYVDTWFINPRQDDLAKIYSSADIFLSTSLKEGFSLPGLEALACATSLVTTDNGGNRDYVKDGYNCVILDQFDIEGSVKKMEELLDNHAVKKLLIKNGLDTVKNYLLINSIDALENTFLSTIKT, from the coding sequence ATGTATATCGTTTACTTAGCCTATATGCCTCTTCAGATCGTAGGCGGGAACAGAGTTATATTCGAACAAGTTCGTGAACTCAGTAAGAGAAAACATAGGGTAGAGATTTGGTCAGAGCATTGCTCTGGCCGATCCGTTTTTGAGCCTAACGTAAGTATAAAGAAATATAATCAGGCAGAATTGGATATACCTGACGTTGTAATAGCATGCGATCCTGGTTTTATTAAACCCATCAAAGAATTCCGGAAAACAGGAACCTCATATTTATTATTACAACATGATTTTGAATGGATAATTGAGCAATCTAGAATACCAAACGGGATTGAAATATTCGATGAACTCAAGAATGACGTATTAACTGCTGGGATAAATATATTAACAGTTAGTAAATGGCTAACTTCTAAGATAGCAGAGCAGTTTGAGTTAAAGCCTACACTGATTTCGAATTCTGTAGATACGTCCCTCTTTAAGCCGTCGTCACCGCTCATAAATAACCTCGATGGATCTATCTTAGCGATATATGACCCACAAGAGTGGAAAAACTTTACATATACAACGGATATCATTGCACGTTTAAAATTTAATCATCCACGCTTAAAGTTTATGACTATTTCAGCAACATTGCCTAGCGTTGAGGATGTTAATCTTTCGTACGTAGATACATGGTTCATAAATCCTAGACAAGATGATCTTGCTAAAATATATTCATCGGCAGACATATTTCTAAGTACGTCTTTGAAGGAAGGATTTAGCCTTCCTGGTCTAGAGGCTCTTGCTTGTGCTACAAGTTTAGTTACTACTGATAATGGCGGAAACAGAGATTATGTCAAGGATGGTTATAACTGCGTGATCCTTGACCAGTTCGATATAGAAGGGAGCGTTAAAAAGATGGAAGAGCTCCTAGATAATCATGCGGTGAAGAAGTTATTAATTAAAAATGGCTTAGATACGGTGAAAAATTATCTGTTAATTAATTCTATTGACGCATTAGAAAACACGTTTCTCTCGACGATTAAGACTTGA